Part of the Coriobacteriaceae bacterium genome is shown below.
GCGGCGCGCCAGCGCATCGGCGCGCGGCAGCCACGTATCCAGCAGCTCATCGCACGCCGCCTCGAGCTCCTCGGCGCGCGCCCGGTCTTTCATAGACGTGGTATTGGCAAAGAGCGTCAAACTCGCGCCCTGCATGGCGGCGCGGCAGAACACGGCGCCGCAGGCCACATCGGACAACAGCTGGCGCGAACCCTTGTCGGCCATGTCCTCGAGCAGCGCCAGCGCGCGCCCGCAGGCATCCATGATCCGATACGGTGGCATGGCCGCCACGTGCAACGCGTCCTGAATCGCAGCCGGTCGAGCCGGGTCCTCGCGCGGAATACCGTATGCCGCAGACACCTGGCCGTACGCACGAACGTCCTCGGCGACCAGGTCCACAAGTTCCTGTGCCAACTCGTCTGCCTGGGCAAATGCGCGCGTCAGATCGTCTGCGCGATCAGCAAGCGCGGGATTGGTTGCCCCGTAGCGAGCGACCATCCCGCACAGCGAAGCTCCCAGCGCGCCCACAAAGGCGCTTGCGCTACCGCCGCCGGGAACAGGCTCGCGCGCGGCAAGCGCCTGGGCAAACTCGCGACAGGTTTTATCCATCATCTCTTGGCTCATACGTATGCACCTTCAAGTCATATAGATCGGTCGGGCGGCAACTGCCGACCAACCGCATCAAACACGTAATGATGCTAAGTCTAGCCCATAAGCACATGAGCGTCAGCACACCTGGCCATCGCGGATTTCTATGACGAACGATAGGCGTCGGCGCCGCAAACATGGGACACATGGCCCACCTTTCGAGACTCCCGAACGGCACAAACTGGGGCATATCTATAAGTAAGGAACCCGTTGGGGCACGGCCGCGCAACGGCCACAAGCGATGAACGGAGGCATAAGCCGCACAGTGCACAGAGACATCCGCCGCCAGCGCAATCAGTACCCCAACAGCATGCGGCGCCGTGATGTCATCGGCAGACAAGGAGGACGCCACCATGAAGAAAAAGACCCTATCGATCCTTTCCCTGTGCATCGCCCTCTTTGCCGCGTTTGCCCTTGTCGGCTGCGGCGGGAGCGCATCGGGCGTGGGCGGCAGTACCTCAAAGAGCGAAGGCAAGGAAAAGGCCCCCGTTGCCGAAAAGACTGACTTTATCTGGTTTAAGGTCGAGATGCCCGAGGGCGTTGGCGTAAGCGACTCCGCCGGCAAGAACGTCGACAGGGTCCAGCTCACCTTCCCCGAAGACGAGAACGGTTCGGCCGATCGCTTTATCCCCGTTTGGAAAAAAGCGCTGACGGCAGAGGAATCCCACGCCGACCAGGCAGAAAAGAAAGGTGATACGTTCCAGTGGAAGGATGGCGGGTCCGTCGAGTATAACGGCAGGACGTGGCTCGTCGGAACGTACGAGGACAACAGCGGCGTCTCAACCCTCCTCTTTACCGACGTTGAGCCGGGAAGTGTCTACGTCCTCATCTCGAACTTCGATCTGCATAAGAAAGAAGCCGAGGCGCTCCTCAACTCCATCGAGTTTCCCGATGACATGGCGAAGGCAGTTGCCGAGGCACGCGAAGTCGAGATTTCGAGCATCGAGATCAAGTAACGGGACACCCGCACGCGCCTACGCGCACCTGCTCACATGCGCCCCATTAAAGCAACGGGCACCCAACCCCGGGGAGAGCCGGCAGCACCGGCCCTCCCCTCTTTTGCGCCCGAGCATATTGCCACTTAACGGCGCAAATCCAGCCATCAGAATGGGACACATGGCCCACCCTTACGAGTCACTCGCGCGTACAGTAAAGGCAGGTAATCCATGGGCGGTTACAGATCGAGGAGGACACGACCATGAAAAAGAAGGCCTTTGCGATTCTCACCCTCTGCATCAGTCTCTTTGCCGCGGTTGCCCTGGTGGGTTGTGGCGGAAGCGGCGGCGCCACCGGCAGTGGCGGTGGCCGCGGCGCGGAAAAGCCAGCCGTGGATATGAGGACCGACTTCATTTGGTTTAAGGTCGAGGTCCCCGAGGGCGTCGAGATCACCGACGTCGCAGGCGACACGGCCGACAGGGCCCAGTTTAAGTTCACCGAGAGCGAGCACGCGAGCGACCGCTTCATCCCCGTCTTCGACCCTGACAAGAACGCCGATGAGCTGTTCGACTACGAGGCAAAGTGGAAGACCGACTTTGAGTGGACCGAGAATGATCCTGTCAAGTACAACGGCAAGTCCTGGCGTAACGCTTCCTACACGCACACTGGCGGCGTAACGACCGAGTACTTCACCGACGTTGACGGCGGCAGCGTGTATGTGCGCATCGACAATGTCGAAGAGCACAAGGACGCCGTCGAGACCATGATGAAGTCTCTGGAGTTTGCCGATGATATCGCCAAGGCAAAGACCGAGGCCATGGACGTCAAGCTCGAGGATATCGAGATTAAGCGCTAAGCGGCTCGCGAGCGCAACGGGAAACACGAGCGCAGTGCAAACAAGCAACGGTACCCCAGCGTTTCGTACTAAGGGAGGGCCGGTAAACCGACCCTCCTTTTCTTATGCCGGTAGCTGACGAACGCGAGGGATGTCGGACGGCAAAACCACCCCCAGCGCGGTAGCAGCACAAATAGACAAGCGTCCCAACGCGTCCGCCCGCCGATTTATAGCGCCGCGCAGACAATTAAGCCAACACGTTTAGACATCTGGGCAGTATAGTGAACAAAATGAGTGCATAACCGCACCCTGCGAACGGAGGAGTTATGACCGAACACCACGCCATCAGCCGTCGAGCATTCACGTTGGGCCTAGGACTCGCAGCATTGTCGCCATTTGTAAGCCTGCCCGAAACCGCGGGATTGGGCCTTCCTGTGCGCGCGGCATTTGCAGACGACGCTGCCACAGCGTCGGTCAGCCTCGACAATTTCGTCATTCGCCTTCGCCCCGCGGGCTATTTTCGCACCGCGAGCGTCAACGAAGATGGCAACGTCATCGGCAACGTCTGCCACCTGTTTAATGACGGCACGTCCAACAAGCTCATCCTCGAGCACGTGGCGACCGATACAGATAATACAAATTGGTATGCCATCCGCACCCTGCTCAATTTCGAAGAGCACAAGAAGACGGGCTACAGCATTTGGTCGGTCGATGGCGACTCGGACAAAGATGGAAAGGTCATCCACGTATGGAGTGGCGAGCATGACGGCAAGCCCAGCCGCTCTTTTGCGTTCGACCGCCAGCAAAACGGAACCTACATCATCCGAGACCGCACAAACGAGAAAAAAGACATTAATTACCTGGCCATAGAAAAGGACGGCAAAGACCAAGACAACAACAAGATCTGCCACAAGAGGAAGAGCATTCCGTGGGAGCTCGAGCCTGTCGGCTACAGCATGGACAAGACCAATGCCACAGTTAGCAGCATCGACTGGACCACGTATAGCAGCTACGTCGACGGACCATGTTGGATGAGCCACGTCGATGGCAGCAAGTACCTCGACGAGCTGAGCATCCCGGGAACTCACGATTCGGGCACCTGCAGCGTCGACAACGACACCGAGCCCCAAACCTCGCTTGCAAAGTGCCAGCAGGATTACATCCCCACGCAGTTGCTCGAAGGCATTCGCTATTTTGATATCCGACTTGGAAAGAACAACGATAAAGGCGACCCCGGCATCGACCATGGAATATGCTACTTGCTCAAAAAAGACGGGGGCTTTATACATCTCTCCGATGTCATCGGTTACTTCAAAACATTTTTGAACGAAAACCCGTCAGAAGCGCTCATCATGCTTGTGTCACGAGGCAACGACGAAGCTACCGACGAAAGCGTTACGACGGCTTTCGCCAATGTTATGGACAATAACTCCGATCTGTTCTATACGTCGAGCCATGTCCCCACACTGAACGAGGTGCGCGGAAAGATCGTCCTGCTGCGTCGATTTAGGCTCGCCGGCGACAGCGTAGACGGCCACACGTGGGGCCTCGACCTCACCGAATGGGACGACAAAATCAAGGCGCATTCCGGAAAGTCCATGTGCCTCGTGAAATACGAGCAAGGCTTTGAGGCTGCGGGCAATACGGGCGACAAAGAGCCCTATAGCACAGCGGTATATGCCCAAGACCATTACAACTGCACGGGGTCCAGTAAAATCGACTGGGTCGATATGGCCCTGAAGGCGGCGGCCGAGTTCAAGCGCGGCACCGTAGATATCACTGCCGCGGACGGGACAACGGTGCAGGCAACGGAGCGCTGCTGGTTTATCAACTACACGAGCTGCACGCAAAACAACCCTTTTACCGCGGCGCGAGTGGTCGACGAGCACCTGTACAAGAGCTCGTACATCAATCCCAGCGGCACCGGGGATACAAAGTCAGATTACCTCAAGCACATTGGCATCATCGCATCCGACTTTGTTGATGCGGCGCTGGCCCGGAGCATCTATCAGCGCAATTACGATACGGAGCACAAGCAGACGGCTTCGTACTATCTCCCGTACTATCTCCCGACCCGCATGCGCATGACGTACGGCGACTCGCTGAGCGATGCCTCGCTCCAGGATGGCAAGACCGTTGGCGAGGGTCATTTCCGCCTTGCCGACAGCAGCAAAGCGCTCAACGCGACAGCTTCGGGCGATGCGTTTGACATCAAATATGTGGATGTCGACGCCCTGGGCAACGAGACCGTTACGGGGCTGCAGGGCTCTGTGCCCATCGATATCGATCGACGCGCGCTGACGCCCCATTTTGAGGGACTCGAAGGCCTTAAGGCCGGCGAAGACGTGCGCGCCAAGATTGCGGCATCACTCGAGGGCAAGCTCGAAACCGATGCCTGCACGGCCCAGCTCGAGTTTACGCACGACGCGAACGGCGCTCCGGGCACGGCAATGGCCGAGGGCGAAACATTTGCCGCAGGGACGTACTGGGTGCGCGCGAAAGGCCTTTTGGGCGACGCGGAACAAAACTACATACTCGCCAGCGATGGAGCCGTAAGCTTTACCGTAGCGGCCTCGGGCAGTGCAGGCGGCACGGACGGTGGCACGGGTTCCAACGCAGGCAGCGCCGACAAGAACGGCAAGGGCAACAAGAGCAAGGGCTCGGGCGGAAAACTCGCCGGCACGGGCGACGGCTCTGGCATCGCCGCCGGGCTCGCCGCTGCCGCCGTGGCGACGACAGTCGCCGGCGCAGCAATGCTTGCCAGTGACCGCGAAAACGCTGGGGACGACAACGAATAGGCAAGCCCGCCTTTTAGACACATCGACTCAATCGGGGGCGCAGGACACCGTTCTGTGCCCCCGATTTTTACCTCGGCCCGAACGCCGACGTCGGCTACATCACCATGTTCAGCGCGTTCACAAATTCCTGGGCCTGGGAGCGGCTGCTCAGGCTAAAGACACAGGCAGTCAACAGCCTGTTGCGCAGAAAAACGTCGCGACCCTTGATCCTGCTGACCCCCGTGATGTCCTTAAGGTAGACAATCTCGGTGTGCTTGCCGCC
Proteins encoded:
- a CDS encoding cyclodeaminase/cyclohydrolase family protein, which codes for MSQEMMDKTCREFAQALAAREPVPGGGSASAFVGALGASLCGMVARYGATNPALADRADDLTRAFAQADELAQELVDLVAEDVRAYGQVSAAYGIPREDPARPAAIQDALHVAAMPPYRIMDACGRALALLEDMADKGSRQLLSDVACGAVFCRAAMQGASLTLFANTTSMKDRARAEELEAACDELLDTWLPRADALARRAADAARKRG
- a CDS encoding phosphatidylinositol-specific phospholipase C, whose product is MTEHHAISRRAFTLGLGLAALSPFVSLPETAGLGLPVRAAFADDAATASVSLDNFVIRLRPAGYFRTASVNEDGNVIGNVCHLFNDGTSNKLILEHVATDTDNTNWYAIRTLLNFEEHKKTGYSIWSVDGDSDKDGKVIHVWSGEHDGKPSRSFAFDRQQNGTYIIRDRTNEKKDINYLAIEKDGKDQDNNKICHKRKSIPWELEPVGYSMDKTNATVSSIDWTTYSSYVDGPCWMSHVDGSKYLDELSIPGTHDSGTCSVDNDTEPQTSLAKCQQDYIPTQLLEGIRYFDIRLGKNNDKGDPGIDHGICYLLKKDGGFIHLSDVIGYFKTFLNENPSEALIMLVSRGNDEATDESVTTAFANVMDNNSDLFYTSSHVPTLNEVRGKIVLLRRFRLAGDSVDGHTWGLDLTEWDDKIKAHSGKSMCLVKYEQGFEAAGNTGDKEPYSTAVYAQDHYNCTGSSKIDWVDMALKAAAEFKRGTVDITAADGTTVQATERCWFINYTSCTQNNPFTAARVVDEHLYKSSYINPSGTGDTKSDYLKHIGIIASDFVDAALARSIYQRNYDTEHKQTASYYLPYYLPTRMRMTYGDSLSDASLQDGKTVGEGHFRLADSSKALNATASGDAFDIKYVDVDALGNETVTGLQGSVPIDIDRRALTPHFEGLEGLKAGEDVRAKIAASLEGKLETDACTAQLEFTHDANGAPGTAMAEGETFAAGTYWVRAKGLLGDAEQNYILASDGAVSFTVAASGSAGGTDGGTGSNAGSADKNGKGNKSKGSGGKLAGTGDGSGIAAGLAAAAVATTVAGAAMLASDRENAGDDNE